A segment of the Acidimicrobiia bacterium genome:
CACATCGGCGATATCGAGACTGCCGTCCGTTCGAAGATCAATACCGTCACCGTCGTGAACAACAACTCGTCGGGTAACCAGTCAAAACGCGGGTTCGACCGCGCCTACGGTGGCGAGCAAACCGACCAGGCCGGCGAACTCTGGAAGTTCACCGAACTGAACTTTGCCAAGATCGCCGAGGACATGGGAGCGGTTGGCATACGAGTGGAACGGCCAGGCGACTTTGGCCCTGCGTTGGAGCGAGCGCTCGAAATGGATCGGCCGGTCATCATCGACACGGTGACCGACATCGACGCCCTGGCCCCCCTCGCCGTCACCAAATAGCTATTTCTTGATGGCCAGAGTCAGCCCATCGGCGATGCCAACCATCTCGACGTCGAAGGCTGGATGGGCGACGAGCCATTGGTTGAAAGCCCGGATGGTGACGGTGGACGGTGACGCATCGTCGGTGATCACCTGGCGTCTCCACAACGTGTTGTCGACCATGACGACGCCGCCTTGCGGCACCTTGGGAATTACTGCTTCGACATAGGCCTGCAAGTTTTCTTTGTCGGCGTCGATGAAGACGAGTTGAAAGGGACCGTCGAGGTGGGCAATCGACTCGAGGGCGGGGCCGATAATGAGATCGATCCGATCGGCAACCCGCGCCTCTGCCCAGGCCTGACGAGCGATGGCGGTGAACTCATCGCTGATGTCGAGACAGGTCATCCGCCCACCATCGACCATGGCGCCAGCCATGATCAGCGAGGACAGGCCGGTGAAAGTACCGATCTCGAGGATTGCTTCTGGGCGAATGAGGCGGACCATGGCTCGTAGGAAAATCGCCTCGTCCGGCGTGATCTGCATAGAGCGCTCCGGCATGGCCTGGGTCTCGGCAATGATGCGACGCACGACCGGATGGACTGGCTCGGACGAGGCGAAGATGTAGTCCTGGAGTTCCTCGGGGAGCTCGATCGCATTGTCCATCAGGTCACTCCTTGATCGTCGCTCCGGGTTCTCCCACGGCCAGGGCATCCCTGAGCCGACGGATCCGCCCGGCGTGATCGCTGTGATGCACTGCCCGAAGCTCATGGGTGTTGAGAACTGGCATCACCACAAAGTGGGGACCGGGTTCGTCAAGCAGGCCGGGAAGCTCCGACTGGAAGGTCTCGAGGTCAGCGATACGTTCGACTTTGCCGTTCCCCGTAGCGCCGCCACCCTGGATCCCTGCCCCCTTCGCCAATGTCACGAAGTCGACCCTGGCCGGCAAGGGCTGGCCACCCACCATTTCGTACGTTCGATTCTCAAGCAGCAACACGATCAGATTCTCCGGACCGTACTGGGCCATGGTCACCAGCGATCCGAGGCTCATTAGCAGTCCACCGTCGCCTTTGAGCACGATCACTTTTCGTTCCGGTCGAGCCAAGGCGAGTCCCATCCCAAAGTCCGAGGCGTGCCCCATCCCGAACGCCAGAAAATCAAAGTCGAGCGGATGGTCCGACACGAGAGGCCACTGCAACGTCGCCGTCATCGTCATGACCACGATTTCGTCAGTCCGGGAGTCGGCCAACGCTCTGAAGACATCGAGCCGTTCCATCATGGTCGAAACTTCCAACCGGTTATGACTGCGGCCGGTTTCGACGTGCGGGCGGCCCGCTCATCCATGCTGGCGATAACGCCGATATCGTCGTTCGACATGAGGTGTTCATAGGGGATCTGCCAGGCGTCGAGGATCGGCTCGGTGTATGGATAGGCCGAATCCACCGGCTGCTTACCCTGGGAGGCCCCGGCGTAGCCGCGCCACCCGATCAGCATTTGCAGAGGAACTCTGGGCCCAATTCCACATCCTCGCAAGGCATCGCCCGCTTCCATCAGCCCCGTGTTCTGAATGACGAGTAGCGGCTTGGCGCCACCCACCCATAGACCGGCGGCAATTGCGATACCTTCGCCTTCTCGACAGGGGGTGAGATAGGAAAGCCGTTCGTGGGCGGCGGCAGCTTCACAGAGCAGCCGGCTTTCGCTGTCGGGAATGGCGATCACGTGAGTGAATCCAAGCCGAACGATCTCATCAATCGTAAGTCGGGCGCTCGCCCCGATCACGGCGGGATCGGCGATCACGGCGGGATCGGCGATCACGGGGTAATCGGCTCGACGCCGAGCTGATCCGCCCACCGCTTGAGATTGGCCAGCACGGCTGGCGTGATCGGGATCCCCTCCACACGGTTGGCGGCTTCGGCCATCGCCTCGGGTTCGCCAGGAATGAAGATGCGGTCATGACCGGGCGCCTTGGCGGAGTCGCGTATGAGCGTGAAAGTCGCTTCCATCTCGGCGGCAATTTCTTGCGGTGGCCGAAACCCGGCGAGCTTGATGGCACCCATAAAGTGGCCCATGGCGGGCGGCTGGTGCCCGTCGGCACCCGCCAGGCGATCAGCCAGTGGACTGCCCGGTAACGCCCCGCATAGAAGCTCGGCCAGCAGGGAGAGCCCATAACCCTTGTGTCCGCCGGTTTCTACGCCTTCCCCACCGAGCGGCAGGAGCGGAGCCGAGTAATCAAGCACTCCGTTCGAATCTAGTTGCGGGGTCGGAGCAGCTGATGCGGTCCACCCAGGAGGGACCGGGCGATCTTCCCGTAGCGCGGTTTCGATCTTGCCAACCGCCACGGCGGTGGTCGCCATGTCGAGGTAGAAATCGGTCCCATCTCCCGCTCCCGGCATGGTGATGCTGATCGGGTTCGTTCCGAGAATCGACTCGACCCCGAATGTCGGGGCCGCCCGCCTTCCCCCGCTGGAAACGCTGATACCAATGCACCCTTGCCGCATGGCCTTTTGCGCCCAATAGCCTGCGAAACCGAAGTGGCTCGAGTTGCCGACGGCCACAAAGCCCGAGCCGTATCCATTGGCCATCGTGAGGGCCTCGTCCATGGCGCGGTTGGCCGCCACAATTCCAATGGCGTTGTCGGCGTCGAGCACTCCGGTGGTGGGCGAATCGGAAGCGTATGAAAAGGTCGGTCGCGTATTGATGGTGCCGCGGGTGAGGCGCACGAGGAAGTAGCTGACCCTGGCAACCCCATGGCTGCGGATCCCCCGAAGGTCGGCACTAGCCAGAACGTCCGCCACCAGGTCGGCGTCGGCAGGCGGTACATCGACGGCTTCAAGTAGTCGCCGTACCAACGCCTTGGCGTCGGCTGGAGAAACCCGGATGGTTCCCGCCGGGGGCGCTGCTTCAACCAAGTGGTGCGCTCGTCATGGCGTCTCAGGCGGAAGAGAAACGAGAGCCGCGTAGAGAGAAACTTGATCGACGGTCGCAAAAGCTGACACCACGCCGACATTGGTTTCGTCTTCGATGGTCTGACGCAACTTGAGACCTGCCGCAGTTACTGCCCCGTCGGCGACCAGTCCGCGCTCCTCGAGGCGGTCGGTCATGACCACCGGTGCCTGAGTGTCACTTCCACCCCAGGCGGCCGTCAGCATCTCGATCTCAGCCGGGTTCAAGTCATACCGCTTCCACGCTTCGACGTGAGCTTCGTTGCGGAGAAGCCGCAGTCCGGACAACCGATAGTGGAATCGGTGGAAGAGGTCGTCAGGTTTTGGACCGGATATGGCGGCCTGCGCCAGGCCGTACCGTTCAGGACTCGCTTCAAGAATCCGACGCACGGGTCCGGCGGCCGCTTCAACCGTGTCTCGATGATCAATCCAAAAGTAACGCGCCGAGTTTCGGACCGCGGTGTTCAACTCCTCCAGGATCGGCTGAACTCGATCTGTCGGGCGCAAGTGGTCCCCG
Coding sequences within it:
- a CDS encoding O-methyltransferase, whose translation is MDNAIELPEELQDYIFASSEPVHPVVRRIIAETQAMPERSMQITPDEAIFLRAMVRLIRPEAILEIGTFTGLSSLIMAGAMVDGGRMTCLDISDEFTAIARQAWAEARVADRIDLIIGPALESIAHLDGPFQLVFIDADKENLQAYVEAVIPKVPQGGVVMVDNTLWRRQVITDDASPSTVTIRAFNQWLVAHPAFDVEMVGIADGLTLAIKK
- a CDS encoding Ldh family oxidoreductase; protein product: MVEAAPPAGTIRVSPADAKALVRRLLEAVDVPPADADLVADVLASADLRGIRSHGVARVSYFLVRLTRGTINTRPTFSYASDSPTTGVLDADNAIGIVAANRAMDEALTMANGYGSGFVAVGNSSHFGFAGYWAQKAMRQGCIGISVSSGGRRAAPTFGVESILGTNPISITMPGAGDGTDFYLDMATTAVAVGKIETALREDRPVPPGWTASAAPTPQLDSNGVLDYSAPLLPLGGEGVETGGHKGYGLSLLAELLCGALPGSPLADRLAGADGHQPPAMGHFMGAIKLAGFRPPQEIAAEMEATFTLIRDSAKAPGHDRIFIPGEPEAMAEAANRVEGIPITPAVLANLKRWADQLGVEPITP
- a CDS encoding thiamine pyrophosphate-binding protein, giving the protein MMERLDVFRALADSRTDEIVVMTMTATLQWPLVSDHPLDFDFLAFGMGHASDFGMGLALARPERKVIVLKGDGGLLMSLGSLVTMAQYGPENLIVLLLENRTYEMVGGQPLPARVDFVTLAKGAGIQGGGATGNGKVERIADLETFQSELPGLLDEPGPHFVVMPVLNTHELRAVHHSDHAGRIRRLRDALAVGEPGATIKE